The nucleotide window TCGGACTTTATTTCCGAAGGTGCTTCCCCCtcgtggcggagctgcccGTCCTGGCAACATGAGTTCCTTTTCGCCCAAAGTGAAGATTTGCGAGGATATTTCTCACATATGTTCCGCCGCGCGGAACATCATCCTCGCCGCGATCGACGCGCGTGTCGACAAGTCTGCGCCCGTTGTGCTGGCACTGTCTGGAGGCTCCTCCCCGAAGCGGCTGTACGAGGAGCTCCACGAAAAGGatctgcctctgctgcagcagcacgcggtGCAGTTCATTCTGGGCGATGAGCGCCTCGTCGCGACAGACGACGAGCAGAGCAACTTTTCTATGGCGACGAAAGCACTGCTGCGTGATGTGCCAAGCAGCGATGTCATCGCCATCGAGCCGAACGCCGCGCTGGCCACGTCGAAGGACGAGAAGGGTGGTATTGACGGCGCCTGGGCTGTTGCACAGGATTATGAGATGAAGCTCCTGGATCGCCTACCCTGCACGCAAGTAAACGGTACAGATATGTCGGTTCCCGTCGTGGATATTGTGCTTCTCGGATTCGGCGCCGATGGCCATACGGCCTCCATCTTTCCGGACTCTGTGGCAGCTACGGATGAGGACCACGTCGTCTCGGTCAGCTTTCCCAGCCCGACCATGAATCCCAAGGTCTGGCGTGTCACGCTCTCCAAGACGGTGATTCAGCACGCAAAGCACGTTGTCGTGCTCGCCTGCGGCAAGGACAAAAACTGGGTCGTGCGCGGTGTGCTTGCCGATGCGCCGGCGGGTCCTCTGCCGGTATCACGGTTTCTGCGAGACTGCCGCGGGTCGGTTACGATGCTTCTCGATGCCGGCTCTGGTGAGGGCCTCTCTGCATAGTCCCGCGAGAAGCGGTCCCCGTTTTCTGCGCACAGCATCGCtgcccccttttctttttgtaCACATATATATTACCAGAGGTGTGTCCGCTCTCACTGGATAACATGCTCATTGCCCTACTTTTCAGTGCGAACCCTCCATTTCACTCCTTCCTGGTTGGGCTGTGAAGACCTCCGTCAGGAACGCAGCGCCAACAGCTGGGTAGCAagaaaaacacacacgcaaagacAGTGTGAGTACGCCGTCTCCCAGAAGACTGCGCGCAGGTGTGGTATTTTACGCACTATGATCGGGTAACAAATGGCGTATGGAGCGCGTGCTTGCCCATCCTCATACGTGACACTAACGAATAGAGTAGTACACCTTATAGTTGCACAGAGAGCGTTGTCTAGTCTCCCTTCATTCTTCACTTTCGGCTTTCTCGTCTTCGGCATTCCCTCGCggcccacccacaccccgGGGGTCTCTCTATACATGCGCGGGTCGGCGACAGTATCCTTTGCGTGGCTGTACAGGTCAGACA belongs to Leishmania mexicana MHOM/GT/2001/U1103 complete genome, chromosome 26 and includes:
- a CDS encoding 6-phosphogluconolactonase, producing MSSFSPKVKICEDISHICSAARNIILAAIDARVDKSAPVVLALSGGSSPKRLYEELHEKDLPLLQQHAVQFILGDERLVATDDEQSNFSMATKALLRDVPSSDVIAIEPNAALATSKDEKGGIDGAWAVAQDYEMKLLDRLPCTQVNGTDMSVPVVDIVLLGFGADGHTASIFPDSVAATDEDHVVSVSFPSPTMNPKVWRVTLSKTVIQHAKHVVVLACGKDKNWVVRGVLADAPAGPLPVSRFLRDCRGSVTMLLDAGSGEGLSA